One Candidatus Neomarinimicrobiota bacterium DNA window includes the following coding sequences:
- the rfbC gene encoding dTDP-4-dehydrorhamnose 3,5-epimerase has translation MKAETTHLGGVYVLTPDVHRDGRGFFMESFRQDVFAREVGLKLNFMQDNHSRSAKGVLRGLHFQWEPPMGKLMRVTVGRAFVVAVDIRKGSATLGHWFGLEIDAETHIQIWAPAGFARGFCALTDVAEVQYKCTGIYNPAAESGIRWDDPDVAIDWPISHPILSDKDRNAQTLADWLTRPEAENFTI, from the coding sequence TTGAAGGCTGAGACGACTCACTTGGGAGGAGTCTACGTTCTTACCCCCGACGTACATCGGGACGGGCGCGGATTTTTCATGGAGTCATTCCGGCAGGACGTATTTGCCCGTGAAGTCGGCCTGAAACTGAATTTCATGCAGGACAATCATTCCAGGTCGGCGAAAGGGGTCCTGCGTGGCCTGCACTTCCAGTGGGAGCCGCCCATGGGGAAGTTGATGCGGGTAACCGTGGGCCGGGCTTTTGTCGTTGCCGTGGACATTCGCAAGGGTTCAGCCACCCTGGGTCACTGGTTCGGCCTGGAAATCGATGCCGAGACTCACATTCAGATATGGGCACCCGCCGGATTTGCCCGGGGGTTTTGCGCGCTAACCGATGTGGCCGAAGTGCAGTACAAGTGCACGGGCATTTACAATCCAGCTGCCGAATCAGGCATCAGGTGGGACGACCCCGACGTGGCCATTGACTGGCCTATCAGCCATCCTATCCTGTCCGACAAAGACCGCAATGCGCAGACGCTGGCAGACTGGCTAACTCGGCCAGAGGCGGAAAACTTCACGATCTAG
- a CDS encoding Glu/Leu/Phe/Val dehydrogenase has translation MNQTNPFAIAQQQFDEAAELLGLSAPMREFLRWPQREFKVTLPVKMDDGTVRIFHGYRVQYNSALGPTKGGLRWHPDETIDTVRALAAWMTWKTAVVRIPLGGAKGGVTCNPKELSDREKENLARAYMGAVAHILGVTKDVPAPDVYTTPQIMGWMMDEYEKIVRESHPGVITGKPIPLGGSQGRRDATARGGIYTVREAAQLLDINLTGGTMAINGFGNAGQYAALLGEELLGLTLVAASDSRGGIYNKNGLAAGDVVNYKQEHGSLEGYPEAQPMSNDDLLEQDVTVLFPSALEGIITAENASHIKARIVCELANGPTTPEADLILQQNNVFVIPDFLANAGGVTVSYFEQVQNSYNFYWELADVHQRLDARMTRAFHEVYSQYTSRKDIHMRQAAYMIAIARVAEACHLRGWV, from the coding sequence ATGAACCAGACCAATCCGTTCGCCATCGCTCAACAGCAGTTTGATGAAGCCGCCGAACTGCTGGGACTAAGCGCCCCCATGCGGGAGTTTCTGCGCTGGCCGCAAAGAGAGTTCAAGGTCACCCTGCCGGTCAAGATGGATGACGGCACCGTGCGTATATTTCACGGCTACCGGGTGCAATACAACTCCGCCCTGGGCCCCACCAAGGGGGGCCTGCGTTGGCATCCCGACGAGACGATCGACACCGTGCGGGCCCTCGCAGCCTGGATGACCTGGAAGACGGCTGTGGTTAGGATACCTCTCGGCGGCGCCAAGGGTGGCGTCACCTGCAATCCCAAGGAATTATCAGACCGGGAAAAAGAGAACCTGGCACGGGCGTACATGGGTGCCGTGGCCCATATTTTGGGTGTTACCAAAGATGTGCCTGCCCCAGATGTCTACACGACTCCCCAGATCATGGGCTGGATGATGGACGAGTACGAGAAGATTGTGCGGGAGAGCCACCCCGGCGTGATTACTGGCAAACCCATTCCTCTGGGGGGATCACAGGGCCGCCGCGATGCCACCGCCAGAGGCGGCATCTACACCGTGAGGGAGGCTGCTCAGCTGCTGGACATCAACCTCACAGGCGGCACCATGGCCATCAACGGCTTTGGCAACGCCGGCCAGTATGCGGCCCTGCTGGGCGAGGAACTTCTGGGGCTGACCCTGGTGGCGGCCAGCGATTCGCGCGGCGGCATCTACAACAAGAATGGTCTAGCTGCCGGCGATGTGGTTAACTACAAGCAGGAACATGGATCGCTGGAGGGGTATCCCGAGGCGCAACCTATGAGCAATGATGATCTGCTGGAGCAGGATGTGACCGTGCTGTTTCCCAGTGCGCTGGAGGGGATCATCACTGCTGAGAATGCCAGCCACATCAAGGCCAGAATCGTCTGCGAACTGGCCAACGGGCCCACCACCCCGGAGGCAGATTTAATTCTGCAGCAGAACAACGTGTTTGTCATTCCTGACTTTCTGGCCAATGCCGGCGGCGTCACTGTTTCTTACTTCGAGCAGGTTCAGAACAGCTACAATTTCTATTGGGAGCTGGCTGATGTGCACCAGCGCCTGGACGCGAGGATGACCCGCGCCTTTCACGAGGTCTACAGCCAGTATACTTCCCGAAAAGACATCCACATGCGCCAGGCGGCCTACATGATTGCCATCGCCCGGGTTGCAGAGGCCTGCCACCTCCGGGGCTGGGTTTAG
- the carB gene encoding carbamoyl-phosphate synthase large subunit, producing the protein MPRDKDLQCILILGAGPIVIGQASEFDYSGTQACRALKDEGYRVVLVNSNPATIMTDPQLADATYIEPVVPDTVAQIIAQESPQALLATVGGQTALNCAVTLAEEGVLERHGVRLLGANVEVIRRAEDREQFKEVMASVGIPTAQGGRVTSLEAAEELAAQLPLPVIIRPSFTLGGSGGSMAYNQEEYARQVATALAASPMGECRVEEDLTGWKEFELEVMRDSADNALVVCSIENIDPMGVHTGDSITVAPAQTLTDKEYQQMRDWALACIRAVGVETGGSNVQFAVHPRDGRMLIIEMNPRVSRSSALASKATGFPIAKVAARLAVGYRLDEIRNEITGQTLAAYEPALDYVVTKVPRFDFEKFPRASGVLGIQMQAVGEVMAIGRTFPESLQKAFRSLEVGLDGLEPRPAQAGPPLDLEKMRFPTAFRLLKVREALQQGRSVEVLHDVTGIDPWFLQQIADMLRAGVELAAAVSLEGKNDPARRKTLVPALIGLKSRGYSDRQIARMVPSAVAGIPVTEDTIRDLRKSLGVVPTYKAVDTCAGEFASQTPYSYATYETEQELEPLSGRKVLILGSGPNRIGQGIEFDYCCVQAVFAAQDLGVKAIMQNCNPETVSTDFDVADRLYFEPLTFEDVMNVIELEQPDGVLIQFGGQTPLNIANRLAAAGVPILGTSPQAIDLAEDREKFGALLDRLDIPRPDYGIARTVDEPAQVAEEVGYPVLVRPSYVLGGRAMEIVYDRQGLESYVQRTTDVSWEHPILIDAFLEDAYEFDVDALCDGDDVLIAGIMQHIEEAGIHSGDSACVLPPYAMPPEALEKIRRYTRLLSLELKVKGLVNIQFALQGNALYVLEVNPRASRTVPFVSKARNIPLAKWAAQIALGKRLQDLTQGANLDALADGRVPAVVAVKKPVFPFDKFPADGVYLSPEMKSTGEVMGLDTGLGAAFAKAEMGAGSKLPVEGAVFISVNDTDKAQVATIARDYTELGFHIIATEGTCQFLRQNGISAEHIYKVGEGRPNVADAIRNSAVQLVINTPLGARAREDEYAIGQSAIHHGIPVITTLSGARAMVRAIRRVQSGGFKVRSLQALFSNARVGQD; encoded by the coding sequence GTGCCACGCGATAAAGACCTGCAATGCATCCTCATATTGGGTGCCGGCCCGATTGTCATTGGTCAGGCTTCTGAATTTGACTATTCCGGAACTCAGGCCTGCCGGGCCCTAAAGGACGAGGGCTATCGGGTAGTCCTAGTAAATTCCAATCCAGCTACGATCATGACCGATCCCCAGCTGGCTGATGCAACCTACATTGAACCTGTTGTTCCCGATACCGTCGCCCAGATTATCGCCCAAGAGTCACCCCAGGCACTCTTAGCCACCGTAGGTGGCCAAACAGCGCTGAATTGCGCAGTAACCCTGGCTGAGGAGGGTGTTTTGGAGCGGCACGGCGTCCGGCTGTTGGGTGCCAATGTGGAGGTGATCCGCCGGGCCGAGGATCGCGAGCAGTTTAAGGAAGTCATGGCCTCCGTCGGCATTCCCACGGCCCAGGGCGGTCGGGTGACCTCCCTCGAAGCTGCTGAGGAATTGGCTGCGCAGCTCCCGTTGCCGGTCATTATCCGCCCTTCATTTACGCTCGGTGGCAGCGGCGGCAGTATGGCCTACAATCAGGAGGAGTATGCCCGGCAGGTGGCCACCGCTCTGGCAGCGAGTCCGATGGGAGAATGCCGTGTCGAGGAGGATTTGACTGGCTGGAAGGAATTCGAGCTGGAGGTCATGCGGGACAGCGCCGACAATGCTCTTGTGGTCTGCTCCATCGAAAATATCGACCCCATGGGGGTGCATACCGGCGACTCCATCACGGTGGCTCCCGCACAGACCCTCACTGACAAGGAATACCAGCAGATGCGGGACTGGGCCTTGGCCTGCATCCGGGCCGTCGGCGTGGAGACGGGCGGGTCGAACGTACAGTTCGCGGTTCATCCACGCGATGGCCGCATGCTGATCATAGAGATGAATCCCAGGGTCAGCCGTAGCTCGGCGCTGGCGTCCAAGGCCACCGGCTTCCCCATCGCCAAGGTGGCGGCTCGCCTGGCCGTGGGCTATCGGCTTGATGAGATCCGGAATGAAATTACCGGCCAGACTTTGGCCGCCTACGAACCCGCACTCGACTACGTTGTGACCAAGGTGCCGCGCTTCGACTTCGAGAAGTTCCCCCGGGCCAGCGGTGTTCTGGGCATTCAGATGCAGGCAGTGGGCGAGGTGATGGCCATCGGGCGCACCTTTCCCGAGAGCCTGCAGAAGGCGTTCCGTTCTCTGGAAGTGGGGTTGGATGGTCTGGAACCTCGACCTGCACAGGCTGGACCCCCTCTTGACCTGGAGAAAATGCGTTTCCCGACCGCCTTTCGGTTGCTAAAAGTGAGGGAGGCGCTCCAGCAGGGTAGATCCGTGGAAGTCCTGCACGACGTCACCGGGATCGACCCCTGGTTCCTCCAGCAAATTGCCGATATGCTGCGTGCTGGGGTGGAGCTGGCCGCTGCTGTTTCGCTGGAGGGGAAAAACGACCCGGCCCGGCGTAAAACCTTGGTGCCCGCGCTAATAGGGCTCAAATCGCGCGGCTATTCAGACCGGCAGATTGCAAGAATGGTCCCTTCTGCTGTTGCGGGCATTCCCGTTACGGAAGACACAATCCGCGACCTGCGGAAGTCCCTGGGGGTCGTCCCAACTTACAAGGCGGTGGATACGTGCGCCGGAGAATTCGCCTCCCAGACGCCATACAGCTACGCCACCTACGAGACCGAGCAGGAGCTGGAACCCCTCAGCGGCCGTAAAGTGCTCATCTTGGGCAGCGGGCCCAACCGTATTGGCCAGGGTATCGAGTTCGATTACTGCTGCGTCCAGGCAGTCTTTGCCGCACAGGACCTGGGGGTGAAAGCGATCATGCAAAACTGCAACCCCGAGACTGTCTCGACCGATTTCGACGTAGCCGATCGACTCTACTTTGAGCCGCTGACCTTTGAGGACGTCATGAACGTGATTGAATTGGAGCAACCCGACGGTGTGCTGATCCAATTTGGCGGCCAGACGCCCCTGAATATTGCCAACCGACTGGCGGCAGCGGGGGTACCAATCCTGGGCACTTCGCCTCAGGCCATCGATCTGGCAGAGGACCGTGAAAAGTTCGGTGCCCTGCTCGACCGCCTGGATATCCCGCGACCCGATTACGGCATCGCCCGCACAGTGGATGAACCGGCCCAGGTTGCTGAAGAGGTGGGCTACCCAGTACTCGTGCGGCCCTCCTACGTCCTGGGCGGCAGGGCCATGGAAATTGTCTATGATCGCCAGGGCCTGGAGTCCTACGTCCAACGCACCACAGACGTATCATGGGAACATCCCATATTGATTGATGCCTTCCTGGAGGACGCCTACGAATTTGACGTGGATGCCCTTTGCGACGGGGACGATGTTCTCATCGCCGGGATCATGCAGCACATTGAAGAGGCGGGTATCCACAGTGGAGATTCCGCCTGCGTGTTGCCGCCCTACGCCATGCCGCCCGAGGCACTGGAAAAGATTCGCCGCTATACCAGGCTCCTGTCACTGGAGCTGAAGGTCAAGGGCTTGGTCAATATTCAATTTGCGCTACAGGGCAATGCCCTCTACGTTTTGGAGGTTAATCCCCGCGCCAGCCGCACCGTGCCATTTGTAAGCAAAGCCCGCAATATCCCCCTGGCTAAGTGGGCTGCGCAAATCGCCCTGGGTAAACGTCTCCAGGACCTGACTCAAGGCGCCAACCTGGACGCCCTCGCTGACGGCCGTGTGCCCGCCGTGGTTGCGGTGAAAAAGCCGGTATTTCCTTTCGATAAGTTTCCGGCTGACGGAGTTTACCTGTCACCCGAGATGAAATCTACCGGTGAGGTCATGGGTCTGGATACGGGTCTGGGGGCCGCCTTTGCCAAAGCGGAGATGGGAGCAGGCTCAAAACTTCCCGTGGAAGGCGCCGTCTTTATCTCAGTGAACGACACTGACAAAGCCCAGGTAGCTACAATTGCCAGGGATTACACCGAACTAGGCTTCCACATCATTGCCACCGAGGGTACGTGCCAATTCTTGCGCCAGAACGGCATCTCCGCCGAGCACATATATAAGGTAGGGGAGGGGCGCCCCAATGTGGCCGACGCTATCAGAAACAGCGCGGTTCAACTGGTGATCAACACGCCCTTGGGGGCGCGCGCCCGCGAGGATGAGTACGCCATCGGCCAGAGCGCGATTCACCACGGTATTCCGGTGATTACAACCCTTAGCGGCGCCCGCGCGATGGTGCGTGCCATCCGTCGAGTGCAGTCGGGCGGCTTTAAGGTGCGATCGCTACAGGCACTTTTTAGTAATGCCCGGGTAGGCCAGGACTAG
- a CDS encoding mechanosensitive ion channel family protein, which yields MIDTLQQDILGIPLMRYLLAFLVILATLVVRVFVDRYLFRVLHGLASRTSTQYDELFLDAIRRPLAAFLLVWGVYFALSTFILSADAGGALLPIFKGATALIAVWGLYRVSDLSTQWARTALARRDETLATQFAPLIRKALRVSIVLLGGLIIIQNLGFSVSSLVAGLGIGGLAIALAGQDTLANLFGSLVVLTDRPMVVGDRVQIGTVAGTVEAIGFRSTRIRTFDKSLVAIPNKLLASETIENWSAQPGRRVRMTVGVQYDSPPDKIRELLVGIRSLLGGNGQIESEGQYAHFINFGPSSLDILVNYFTKTTDYQEHLKVREALNLQIMALVDSLGLAFAFPSTTVYFGESPPNISASS from the coding sequence TTGATTGACACTCTGCAACAAGATATCCTCGGCATCCCGCTGATGCGTTACCTGCTGGCCTTCCTGGTCATTTTGGCTACCCTGGTCGTGCGGGTGTTTGTTGATCGCTATCTTTTTCGGGTGCTTCACGGATTGGCCAGCCGCACCAGCACCCAGTATGACGAGCTGTTCCTTGACGCTATTCGGCGTCCGCTGGCGGCTTTCCTGCTGGTTTGGGGGGTCTATTTTGCGCTCAGCACATTCATCCTTTCTGCCGATGCAGGCGGCGCGCTGCTGCCGATCTTCAAGGGAGCTACGGCATTGATCGCAGTCTGGGGGCTCTATCGCGTATCGGATCTGTCCACCCAGTGGGCGCGGACGGCACTGGCACGCCGGGATGAGACTTTGGCAACCCAGTTTGCTCCCCTTATTCGAAAGGCCTTAAGGGTGAGCATCGTGCTGCTGGGCGGACTGATTATCATCCAGAACCTGGGCTTTTCCGTCTCCAGCCTGGTGGCCGGGCTGGGGATTGGCGGTCTGGCTATTGCTTTGGCGGGTCAGGATACCCTAGCCAACCTGTTCGGTTCGCTGGTCGTTCTCACCGACCGTCCCATGGTGGTGGGCGACCGTGTTCAGATCGGAACTGTTGCGGGTACGGTGGAGGCGATCGGGTTCCGGTCTACCCGCATCCGGACCTTCGATAAGAGCCTGGTGGCCATTCCGAACAAGCTGCTGGCTTCGGAGACCATCGAAAACTGGTCTGCTCAGCCTGGGCGGCGCGTACGCATGACGGTGGGTGTGCAATACGACAGCCCGCCTGACAAGATTCGAGAGCTGTTGGTAGGAATACGGTCGCTTCTGGGGGGCAATGGCCAGATAGAGTCGGAAGGGCAGTATGCGCACTTCATTAATTTTGGCCCCTCATCGCTGGACATCCTGGTGAACTACTTTACCAAGACCACCGATTATCAGGAACATTTGAAGGTTCGGGAAGCGCTCAACCTACAGATCATGGCCCTGGTAGATTCCCTCGGACTGGCATTTGCCTTCCCCAGCACCACGGTCTATTTCGGGGAATCACCCCCCAATATCTCAGCCTCATCCTGA
- a CDS encoding TetR/AcrR family transcriptional regulator: MTVIPDNAQRPATQETRNRIFAAAENEFAAHGFSGATMRQIAAAANVNKFMLYYHFTSKEALYLRVLESTFQPIFRQLAKIVFRRDALDKTIGDIFDMFATLFAISDGHLRPFLAQEIAIGAPYLGPMFAAIVPDMRTQWRLKIQSYMGTGRLSERRLEQFVYSILTSLIAPFLMQPVLDSVIANGGQGPVSREHREHAVDYILGGLRLNVLAGD, translated from the coding sequence ATGACAGTCATCCCCGACAACGCTCAGCGCCCCGCAACCCAGGAGACCCGCAACCGCATCTTCGCCGCCGCTGAAAATGAATTCGCCGCCCACGGTTTCAGCGGCGCTACCATGCGGCAAATCGCCGCCGCCGCCAACGTCAACAAGTTCATGCTCTACTACCATTTCACGAGCAAGGAGGCCTTGTACCTCAGGGTGCTGGAAAGTACTTTTCAGCCCATATTCCGCCAGCTGGCAAAAATTGTCTTCCGCAGAGATGCTTTGGACAAGACCATTGGCGACATATTCGACATGTTTGCGACTCTGTTCGCCATCAGTGACGGGCACTTGCGGCCGTTCCTGGCGCAAGAGATTGCCATCGGTGCTCCATATCTGGGGCCGATGTTCGCAGCAATTGTCCCCGACATGCGGACTCAATGGCGTCTGAAAATTCAATCCTATATGGGCACAGGCCGCCTTTCTGAACGCCGGCTGGAGCAGTTCGTTTACAGCATCTTGACGTCTCTCATCGCCCCCTTCCTTATGCAGCCCGTCCTGGATTCGGTCATAGCCAATGGTGGTCAAGGTCCTGTCAGTCGGGAGCACAGGGAGCACGCCGTCGACTATATTTTGGGCGGACTGCGCCTTAATGTCCTAGCTGGTGACTAG
- a CDS encoding MMPL family transporter, whose amino-acid sequence MGRRAHPFIIKESLAAVWDLTRALEQLEIVDEVQSLATMKRLESVDGFLEVANLMPARELTPEELAGVKRYVEENPNISGMLVSPSGDFTMLAVVPTTSTTDAELAQRVLETNAALEYGIGSYVSGMPYIRGVLAEVVRSDVLSLMRIGLLVLVLILLINLRSPAALLMVLAVIVLSTLAMMGFFGWLFNLTGNEWFNFTMLNTTMPVILLTIATADGVHIMTRFFREVRVRQDAKSAVRVGHHGCAQAAGIPYLHHDDGRLYGAGSCGGLGAGGYLSGWR is encoded by the coding sequence TTGGGCAGGAGAGCACATCCATTTATAATTAAGGAATCTCTGGCGGCGGTCTGGGACCTCACCAGGGCCCTGGAGCAGTTGGAAATTGTCGATGAAGTCCAAAGCCTGGCCACCATGAAAAGGCTCGAAAGCGTGGACGGGTTCCTGGAGGTGGCCAATCTTATGCCGGCACGGGAGCTGACTCCCGAAGAACTCGCCGGCGTCAAGCGATATGTCGAGGAGAACCCTAATATCAGCGGCATGTTGGTCTCCCCGTCCGGGGATTTTACGATGCTGGCGGTTGTTCCCACCACGAGCACAACGGATGCCGAGCTGGCGCAGCGCGTCCTGGAGACAAATGCCGCTCTGGAATACGGAATCGGCAGCTACGTCAGCGGCATGCCCTACATACGGGGCGTTCTCGCGGAAGTCGTGCGAAGCGATGTCCTCAGCCTCATGCGCATCGGCCTGCTGGTTCTCGTCCTGATACTCCTGATCAACCTGCGTAGCCCGGCGGCGCTGCTCATGGTGCTCGCGGTCATCGTGCTATCCACACTGGCCATGATGGGCTTCTTTGGCTGGCTTTTTAACCTCACCGGTAACGAGTGGTTCAACTTCACCATGCTCAACACCACCATGCCGGTGATTCTGCTCACCATCGCGACCGCCGACGGCGTGCATATCATGACGCGCTTCTTCAGAGAGGTGCGCGTGCGACAGGACGCAAAATCTGCCGTTAGGGTGGGCCACCATGGATGTGCTCAGGCTGCCGGTATTCCTTACCTCCATCACGACGATGGCCGGCTTTATGGCGCTGGAAGCTGCGGTGGACTTGGAGCTGGGGGTTACCTATCTGGGTGGCGGTGA
- a CDS encoding helix-turn-helix transcriptional regulator has product MERSTMQSMTFGDLLAFHREQADLTQKELADRLGIQYQQVSSYERNLTFPRKGRLIQMCEILNASYPDLAEAKFRTQHPGLPEDAFPYESRRKLAPIPLIGLAAAGKGLFPNLDGTAIAADEYLDRPDDLKDEAAYGVRVYGDSMLPIVKPGSIVIVSLEASSQNGDLAVVVTQDGEAMIKLVYYKGEELLLRSTNPAYTDRRLPRNQVLHLHPVIYIRMGRL; this is encoded by the coding sequence ATGGAACGCTCTACCATGCAAAGCATGACCTTTGGCGATCTGCTGGCCTTTCATCGGGAACAGGCCGACCTGACGCAAAAGGAGCTGGCCGACCGCCTGGGCATACAGTATCAGCAGGTCAGTTCTTACGAGCGTAACCTCACCTTTCCCCGCAAAGGTCGGCTCATTCAGATGTGCGAAATACTCAATGCATCCTATCCCGATTTGGCTGAGGCAAAATTCCGCACCCAGCATCCCGGATTGCCCGAGGATGCGTTCCCTTACGAGAGCCGCCGCAAACTGGCTCCCATTCCCCTCATCGGTCTGGCCGCCGCCGGGAAGGGGCTGTTTCCCAATCTGGACGGCACCGCTATCGCCGCCGACGAGTACCTGGATCGCCCCGATGATCTGAAGGACGAGGCGGCCTACGGGGTGCGGGTTTATGGCGACTCCATGCTGCCCATCGTCAAGCCAGGATCCATTGTCATTGTGTCGTTGGAAGCCAGCAGCCAGAATGGAGACCTGGCGGTGGTGGTCACCCAGGACGGCGAAGCCATGATCAAGCTGGTGTATTACAAGGGCGAGGAGCTGCTGCTGCGTTCCACCAATCCCGCCTACACTGACCGGCGCCTGCCCCGCAATCAGGTGCTGCACCTTCATCCGGTGATCTACATCCGTATGGGCAGGTTGTAA